The genomic segment CCAGGCCATGAACACCGGCCACGAAGGGTCGATGGCCACCATTCACGCCAACACCCCGCGTGATGCCCTGATGCGTCTCGAATCGATGGTAGCCATGGGCGGCCTGACGCTTACTGAAAAGACGGTTCGCTCCCAGATCGCTTCAGCTATCGACATCGTCGTGCAGGTGACCCGCATGAGCGACGGCACCCGTAAGATCACCAGCATTTCAGAGATCACGGGGATGGAAGAGAACGTGATCACGATGCAGGAGATCTTCAGCTTTGAGAAGCGCGGCATTGGAATGGATGGAAAGGTGCTCGGCACCTTCAAGCCATCGCGCATTCGTCCGCGGTTCATTGAGCGCCTTCGCACCGCCGGCATTCTGCTGCCTTCCGACACATTCGACAAATCCCTGGAAGTGAACTAAGGAAAGGAGACAGCGAATGTTGATGGTCATACTGATTTTTGTTGCTGTGTTTGCTGTCGCAGCTCCCATCCTGGTCTGGTCCAGCGGAGCTCACAATGCCGGCAAAAAGGAGAAGGTCGCTGAGGTTCTGGATAATGCTCTCGGAAAGGCTTCCGGAGACGAGAAGCACGATCCGCTGAGCTTCCGCAAAGCCGACAACAGCAGCAACATTCCGCTCCTCGACCGCTTCCTGCAGCAGCTCGATCTGATCCCGCGCATAGCAATGCTGCTGCGTCAGGCCGACCTCAAATGGACTCCCGGGGCACTGGTCCTGATGTGCGCAGTGGCGTTTGCTGTACCCGCATACATCGTCAACTTCAAGACCGGCATTCTCCTTATAGCTCTTGGCGTGGGCGTAGCCACCGGCTTGCTCCCGCTCGCGTTCGTCTGGTTCAAGCGCGTGCAGCGCTTTGGCAAATTTGAAGGACAGTTGCCCGAAGCGCTGGATCTCATTTGCAGCGCTTTGCGCGCCGGACATAGCCTCAGCGCGGCTCTTGGCCTGGTCACCCGAGAGTGCCAGGATCCGCTAGCGGGCGAATTTCGCCTGGCGTTTGACGAGCAGAACTTCGGTCTGGATATGCGTACCGCGCTCGAGAACCTCGTCAAGCGCGTGCCGCTTCAGGATCTCAAGATGGCGATCACCGCGATCATTATCCAGCGCGAAAGCGGCGGCAATCTCGCAGAAGTTCTGGAGAAGACCGCACACATGGTGCGCGAACGCTTCCGCCTTAAGAAGCAGGTGAAGGTGCACACCGCGCAGGGGCGCCTGACGGGCCTGGTGCTGACGATCCTTCCCGTCGCCCTCGGCTTCGGTCTCTGGGTTATCAACCCTGACAACGAGAGCATGCTGTGGCATCGTCCGATCGGCATCAAGCTTCTCATCGGGGCAGGCGTTTCGCTGGTCAT from the Occallatibacter riparius genome contains:
- a CDS encoding type II secretion system F family protein, whose amino-acid sequence is MLMVILIFVAVFAVAAPILVWSSGAHNAGKKEKVAEVLDNALGKASGDEKHDPLSFRKADNSSNIPLLDRFLQQLDLIPRIAMLLRQADLKWTPGALVLMCAVAFAVPAYIVNFKTGILLIALGVGVATGLLPLAFVWFKRVQRFGKFEGQLPEALDLICSALRAGHSLSAALGLVTRECQDPLAGEFRLAFDEQNFGLDMRTALENLVKRVPLQDLKMAITAIIIQRESGGNLAEVLEKTAHMVRERFRLKKQVKVHTAQGRLTGLVLTILPVALGFGLWVINPDNESMLWHRPIGIKLLIGAGVSLVIGSAIIQKIVRLKV